Proteins encoded together in one Deinococcus hopiensis KR-140 window:
- a CDS encoding DUF4384 domain-containing protein, whose protein sequence is MRSALLLGMLALGLSSCTVSVRSNLGLVGSSSNLIANLRPDRGEGATYRVGEPLRLQVTTRTAGYLTLVALQPNGYATSLVRNVYIPAGTTVFPRPSDGVTYNVAPPTGLQRVRAIFTRVRPTSDLIFSGTYDGTRWNLATDEYVQPYAQADRDVQETYLYIR, encoded by the coding sequence ATGCGTTCTGCCCTGCTGCTCGGTATGCTCGCCCTCGGGCTGAGTTCCTGCACCGTTTCCGTTCGGTCCAACCTCGGTCTGGTGGGCAGTTCTTCCAACCTGATCGCGAACCTGCGCCCGGACCGGGGCGAGGGGGCCACCTACCGGGTCGGCGAACCGCTGCGCCTGCAGGTGACCACCCGCACGGCCGGTTACCTCACGCTGGTGGCGCTGCAGCCCAACGGCTACGCCACTTCGCTTGTCCGCAACGTGTATATCCCGGCCGGTACCACCGTGTTTCCGCGTCCCAGCGACGGCGTGACCTATAACGTTGCCCCGCCCACGGGTTTGCAGCGCGTCCGGGCCATCTTTACCCGCGTGCGCCCTACCTCGGACCTGATCTTCAGCGGCACCTACGACGGCACCCGCTGGAACCTCGCCACCGACGAGTACGTGCAGCCCTACGCGCAGGCGGACCGCGACGTGCAGGAGACGTACCTCTACATTCGCTGA
- a CDS encoding nucleotide pyrophosphohydrolase: MSEPSSSPSLTFEDARQRVDAYISQFREGYFPPLLMLARLTEETGEVARVLAHENGKTPKPGEDAGDLEMELADLLFVMLCMANERGLSLERGFARMMDKIETRDADRWTRKSTPEEQP, from the coding sequence ATGTCTGAGCCCTCAAGTTCTCCGTCCCTCACCTTTGAGGACGCCCGGCAGCGGGTGGACGCCTATATCTCGCAGTTCAGGGAAGGGTACTTTCCGCCCCTCCTGATGCTGGCCCGCCTGACGGAGGAAACGGGTGAGGTGGCCCGCGTGCTGGCCCATGAAAACGGCAAGACGCCCAAGCCTGGTGAAGACGCGGGGGACCTGGAGATGGAACTGGCCGATCTGCTGTTCGTGATGCTGTGTATGGCGAATGAACGCGGCCTGAGCCTGGAACGCGGCTTTGCCCGCATGATGGACAAGATCGAGACGCGTGATGCGGACCGCTGGACCCGCAAGTCCACCCCGGAGGAACAGCCATGA
- a CDS encoding YfiT family bacillithiol transferase gives MTQAHRTEDRRYPIGPVPTPLTLTPEEREEAISALRLLPSDLRVVSETLTGLELDTPYREGGWTGRQVVHHVADSHINAYARVKLALTEDNPVVKPYEEGLWAGLPDSALPTHVSLTLLEGLHARLVALLEALPEDAWARTWTHPGLGRTFTLDTLLAMYAWHGRHHTAHMRLIKM, from the coding sequence ATGACCCAGGCGCACAGGACCGAAGACCGCCGCTACCCCATCGGGCCGGTGCCCACGCCCCTGACCCTGACGCCCGAGGAGCGCGAGGAGGCCATCAGCGCTCTGCGCCTGCTGCCTTCGGACCTACGGGTGGTCAGCGAGACCCTCACCGGACTGGAACTGGACACCCCCTACAGGGAGGGTGGCTGGACTGGGCGGCAGGTGGTGCATCACGTGGCCGACAGCCACATCAACGCCTACGCACGGGTCAAGCTCGCCCTTACGGAGGATAACCCGGTGGTCAAGCCCTACGAGGAAGGGCTGTGGGCCGGATTGCCCGACAGCGCCCTGCCTACCCACGTTAGTCTGACGTTGCTGGAAGGCCTGCATGCCCGCCTCGTCGCGCTGCTGGAGGCCTTGCCCGAGGACGCCTGGGCGCGCACCTGGACCCATCCGGGTCTGGGCCGGACCTTTACGCTGGACACCCTGCTCGCCATGTACGCCTGGCACGGGCGTCACCACACGGCGCACATGCGGCTGATCAAGATGTAG